One part of the Melospiza melodia melodia isolate bMelMel2 chromosome 3, bMelMel2.pri, whole genome shotgun sequence genome encodes these proteins:
- the NAPB gene encoding beta-soluble NSF attachment protein, translating into MDSAGKEREAVQLMAEAEKRVKGSHSFLRGLFGGNTRVEEACEMYTRAANMFKIAKNWSAAGNAFCQAAKLHMQLQSKHDSATSFVDAGNAYKKADPQEAINCLNAAIDIYTDMGRFTIAAKHHITIAEIYEAELVDIEKAIAHYEQAADYYKGEESNSSANKCLLKVAAYAAQLEQYQKAIEIYEQVGTNTMDNPLLKYSAKEYFFKAALCHFIVDELNAKLALEKYEEMFPAFTDSRECKLLKKLLEAHEEQNSEAYTEAVKEFDSISRLDQWLTTMLLRIKKTIQGEGDGDLK; encoded by the exons ATGGACAGCGCCGGCAAGGAGCGGGAGGCCGTGCAGCTCATGGCGGAGGCCGAGAAGCGCGTCAAGGGCTCGCACTCCTTCTTGCGGGGGCTCTTCGG GGGCAACACCCGCGTGGAGGAGGCCTGTGAGATGTACACCAGGGCTGCCAACATGTTCAAGATCGCCAAAAACTGGAGTG CGGCAGGAAATGCCTTTTGCCAGGCAGCCAAGCTGCACATGCAGCTGCAGAGCAAGCACGACTCAGCCACCAGCTTTGTGGATGCTGGGAATGCCTACAAAAAAGCAGATCCGCAAG AGGCCATCAACTGCTTAAACGCAGCCATCGATATCTACACGGACATG GGCCGCTTCACCATCGCCGCCAAGCACCACATCACCATCGCCGAGATCTACGAGGCCGAGCTGGTGGACATCGAGAAG GCCATTGCACACTACGAGCAGGCTGCAGATTACTACAAGGGAGAGGAATCCAACAG CTCAGCCAACAAGTGTCTGCTGAAGGTGGCGGCCTACGCGGCGCAGCTGGAGCAGTACCAGAAAGCCATCGAGATCTACGAGCAG gtGGGAACAAACACGATGGATAACCCTTTGCTCAAGTACAGCGCCAAAGAATATTTCTTCAAAGCTGCCCTGTGCCACTTCATCGTGGATGAGCTGAATGCCAAG CTTGCACTGGAGAAATACGAAGAAATGTTCCCGGCTTTCACAGATTCCCGGGAATGCAAGCTATTGAAA AAACTGCTGGAAGCTCATGAGGAGCAGAACAGTGAGGCCTACACCGAGGCT GTGAAGGAATTCGACTCCATCTCGCGGCTGGATCAGTGGCTCACCACGATGCTGCTGCGCATCAAGAAAACCATCCAGGGCGAGGGCGACGGCGACCTCAAGTGA
- the LOC134416267 gene encoding uncharacterized protein LOC134416267 isoform X2 produces the protein MALRLSGRIQETRECLAAVAGSWNSLAQQVLGFILSGDFPRGKQALDETLLGLAGAVQVAGGIASTACSRENPNPSHVQESFLQLQAKFSHAELNTKGFLEKAVSFRESCGMEKAMLELHGVRWAIGMRVLLDAMDQFVGRDVLFLRELSRAVRNKVGPRSLLAAVAENSLRLQEAARLSFLSCPGDHGAREILALREEIQVLMEALLDVSNTLLHSPLPTASLATRFELLQRDVALRAKALLLHLERVNKKQLQLIQDVVGAALSDLPQEERQRSKEGFEEKANQLLADVQRVRNTLQGALGAGAQLTSQPDLLSMADHLLLLTADVVGSAWRHFQSHQDPGDPHLEGMVWYWSAKAHYLVTQLWGIHGIDRDTLRCLTECLQRERSPGSPSSTAGLSPAPEPPEAAGIHPCRSRGVSGAVQDVRELKHPGGGEHSASLCPHIPGLESAPLLPQQHQDGPSSTSPAKQERANCDKWQGGPSRVSQVTQDMATRQLHMAQFLRRKGPIAVRQRFTPLVFP, from the exons ATGGCACTCAGGCTCTCGGGAAGGATCCAGGAGACTCGGGAGTGCCTGGCAGCTGTGGCAGGCTCTTGGAATAGTCTGGCCCAGCAAGTGCTTGGATTTATCCTGTCAGGTGACTTTCCAAGAGGGAAGCAGGCTTTGGATGAGACCCTGCTGGGTTTAGCAGGAGCAGTGCAGGTGGCAGGAGGCATTGCAAGCACAGCCTGCAGTAGGGAAAATCCAAATCCCTCTCATGTCCAGGAGAGCTTTCTGCAGCTCCAAGCCAAGTTTTCCCATGCTGAGCTGAACACCAAAGGGTTCCTGGAGAAGGCAGTGTCCTTCAGGGAATCCTGTGGGATGGAAAAGGCCATGCTGGAGCTGCACGGTGTCCGGTGGGCCATTGGCATGCGTGTCCTGCTGGATGCCATGGATCAGTTCGTGGGCAGGGATGTCCTGTTCCTGAGGGAGCTGAGCAGAGCCGTGAGGAACAAGGTTGGCCCACGGAGCctcctggctgctgtggctgAGAATTCCCTCAGGTTGCAGGAAGCTGCCCGGCTCTCCTTCCTATCCTGCCCTGGAGACCACGGTGCCAGAGAAATCCTGGCACTCCGGGAGGAGATCCAGGTGCTCATGGAAGCGCTGCTGGATGTGTCCAACACCCTCCTGCACTCCCCACTGCCTACTGCCAGCCTGGCCACCCGCTTCGAGCTCCTGCAGAGGGATGTGGCCCTCAGGGCCAAGGCATTGCTGCTCCACTTGGAAAGGGTCAACAAGAAACAGCTGCAGCTGATCCAAGATGTGGTTGGAGCAGCTCTGTCCGACCTCCCCCAAGAAGAGAGGCAGAGGAGCAAAGAAGGCTTTGAGGAGAAGGCAAATCAGCTCCTGGCTGATGTCCAGAGGGTCAGAAACACCCTCCAGGGTGCTCTGGGGGCCGGTGCTCAACTTACATCCCAGCCTGACCTCCTATCCATGGCTGACCACctcctgctcctcacagctgacGTGGTGGGAAGCGCCTGGCGGCACTTCCAGAGCCACCAGGACCCTGGAGATCCCCACCTGGAAGGCATGGTGTGGTACTGGTCGGCCAAGGCTCACTACCTTGTCACACAGCTCTGGGGTATCCATGGAATTGACAGGGACACCCTGCGGTGCCTCACAGAATGCCTGCAGCGGGAACGCTCCCCAGGAtcacccagcagcacagctggactGTCCCCAGCTCCAGAGCCCCCTGAGGCAGCAGGAATTCATCCATGCAGGAGCAGAGGAGTGAGTGGAGCCGTGCAGGATGTGCGTGAACTG AAACATCCAGGTGGAGGAGAGCACTCGGCATCGCTGTGTCCACACATTCCAGGTCTGGAATCTGCTCCATtactgccccagcagcaccaggatgGCCCTTCCAGCACCTCCCCTGCAAAGCAGGAGAGAGCAAACTGTGACAAGTGGCAGGGTGGCCCCAGCAGGGTGTCCCAGGTGACCCAGGACATGGCCACGAGGCAGCTCCACATGGCTCAGTTCCTGCGCAGGAAGGGCCCCATTGCGGTAAGGCAGCGTTTCACCCCTCTAGTTTTCCCTTAG
- the LOC134416267 gene encoding uncharacterized protein LOC134416267 isoform X1, translating into MALRLSGRIQETRECLAAVAGSWNSLAQQVLGFILSGDFPRGKQALDETLLGLAGAVQVAGGIASTACSRENPNPSHVQESFLQLQAKFSHAELNTKGFLEKAVSFRESCGMEKAMLELHGVRWAIGMRVLLDAMDQFVGRDVLFLRELSRAVRNKVGPRSLLAAVAENSLRLQEAARLSFLSCPGDHGAREILALREEIQVLMEALLDVSNTLLHSPLPTASLATRFELLQRDVALRAKALLLHLERVNKKQLQLIQDVVGAALSDLPQEERQRSKEGFEEKANQLLADVQRVRNTLQGALGAGAQLTSQPDLLSMADHLLLLTADVVGSAWRHFQSHQDPGDPHLEGMVWYWSAKAHYLVTQLWGIHGIDRDTLRCLTECLQRERSPGSPSSTAGLSPAPEPPEAAGIHPCRSRGVSGAVQDVRELVWELFSLAGCWSGLSVIPGAPSTEQECWQGLWRSAGRPWATQAAQVAGSPGFLDIRSARLSYIHPNPFQRQRGCSSPSPPHILSGNTSNSIPMGFRSWERLWHRPRSLSKVL; encoded by the coding sequence ATGGCACTCAGGCTCTCGGGAAGGATCCAGGAGACTCGGGAGTGCCTGGCAGCTGTGGCAGGCTCTTGGAATAGTCTGGCCCAGCAAGTGCTTGGATTTATCCTGTCAGGTGACTTTCCAAGAGGGAAGCAGGCTTTGGATGAGACCCTGCTGGGTTTAGCAGGAGCAGTGCAGGTGGCAGGAGGCATTGCAAGCACAGCCTGCAGTAGGGAAAATCCAAATCCCTCTCATGTCCAGGAGAGCTTTCTGCAGCTCCAAGCCAAGTTTTCCCATGCTGAGCTGAACACCAAAGGGTTCCTGGAGAAGGCAGTGTCCTTCAGGGAATCCTGTGGGATGGAAAAGGCCATGCTGGAGCTGCACGGTGTCCGGTGGGCCATTGGCATGCGTGTCCTGCTGGATGCCATGGATCAGTTCGTGGGCAGGGATGTCCTGTTCCTGAGGGAGCTGAGCAGAGCCGTGAGGAACAAGGTTGGCCCACGGAGCctcctggctgctgtggctgAGAATTCCCTCAGGTTGCAGGAAGCTGCCCGGCTCTCCTTCCTATCCTGCCCTGGAGACCACGGTGCCAGAGAAATCCTGGCACTCCGGGAGGAGATCCAGGTGCTCATGGAAGCGCTGCTGGATGTGTCCAACACCCTCCTGCACTCCCCACTGCCTACTGCCAGCCTGGCCACCCGCTTCGAGCTCCTGCAGAGGGATGTGGCCCTCAGGGCCAAGGCATTGCTGCTCCACTTGGAAAGGGTCAACAAGAAACAGCTGCAGCTGATCCAAGATGTGGTTGGAGCAGCTCTGTCCGACCTCCCCCAAGAAGAGAGGCAGAGGAGCAAAGAAGGCTTTGAGGAGAAGGCAAATCAGCTCCTGGCTGATGTCCAGAGGGTCAGAAACACCCTCCAGGGTGCTCTGGGGGCCGGTGCTCAACTTACATCCCAGCCTGACCTCCTATCCATGGCTGACCACctcctgctcctcacagctgacGTGGTGGGAAGCGCCTGGCGGCACTTCCAGAGCCACCAGGACCCTGGAGATCCCCACCTGGAAGGCATGGTGTGGTACTGGTCGGCCAAGGCTCACTACCTTGTCACACAGCTCTGGGGTATCCATGGAATTGACAGGGACACCCTGCGGTGCCTCACAGAATGCCTGCAGCGGGAACGCTCCCCAGGAtcacccagcagcacagctggactGTCCCCAGCTCCAGAGCCCCCTGAGGCAGCAGGAATTCATCCATGCAGGAGCAGAGGAGTGAGTGGAGCCGTGCAGGATGTGCGTGAACTGGTATGGGAGCTCTTTTCCCTGGCAGGGTGTTGGTCAGGGCTGTCCGTCATTCCTGGTGCTCCCAGCACGGAGCAGGAATGCTGGCAGGGCCTCTGGAGGTCAGCAGGCCGACCCTGGGCCACTCAGGCAGCTCAGGTTGCTGGCAGCCCTGGATTCCTGGATATCCGATCAGCCAGGCTCTCCTACATCCATCCCAATCCATTTCAGAGGCAGAGAGGCTGTAGCTCTCCCTCACCTCCACACATTCTCTCTGGGAATACCAGCAACTCCATTCCCATGGGTttcaggagctgggaaaggcttTGGCACAGACCCAGGTCCCTCAGCAAAGTGCTTTAG